From Ignavibacteriales bacterium, a single genomic window includes:
- the murA gene encoding UDP-N-acetylglucosamine 1-carboxyvinyltransferase, which produces MDKFVIHGGKKLRGTVEVSGAKNASLALMPATLLASGEYALHRTPMLRDVTTMSRLLETMGLKISRTDHTLHIDASEVTSFEAPYEHVKKMRASIYVLGPLVGRFGQAHVSLPGGCAWGPRPVNLHIEGLRKLGAQIDVEGGYIRAKAKRLRGARIVFDVSSVGATGNVMMAAVLAQGTTVIDNAAMEPEIVALGEFLIRMGARIDGVGTNHLEIEGVDSLHPADCVTIPDRIEAGTLLIAAAMTGDKGASVRVEQCNPAHLSAVTTKLEDVGAQLTLGKDFVEIVPPETIRPVNITTSIYSGFPTDMQAQWIAMMSLSKGTSIVTETIYSDRFMHVPELVRLGADITVKDNIATIVGVERLTGAKVMSTDLRASASLILAGLAAEGTTEVLRVYHLDRGYEQIELKLSRLGADIERATSEEF; this is translated from the coding sequence GTGGATAAATTCGTCATTCACGGTGGAAAAAAATTACGGGGCACCGTTGAAGTCAGCGGCGCCAAGAATGCCTCGCTGGCTTTGATGCCGGCGACGCTCCTTGCTTCCGGAGAGTACGCACTTCACCGGACTCCCATGCTTCGGGACGTGACAACGATGTCGCGCCTGCTGGAGACCATGGGGCTGAAAATCAGCCGCACCGATCACACGCTTCACATCGATGCATCGGAGGTCACGAGTTTCGAAGCGCCGTACGAGCATGTCAAGAAAATGCGCGCTTCAATCTATGTGTTGGGACCGCTCGTAGGGCGGTTTGGACAAGCACATGTGTCGCTCCCCGGCGGGTGTGCGTGGGGTCCAAGGCCGGTCAACCTGCACATTGAAGGATTGCGCAAACTTGGTGCTCAGATCGACGTCGAGGGGGGGTATATCAGAGCCAAAGCGAAAAGGCTGCGGGGTGCGAGAATTGTCTTCGATGTCTCCAGCGTCGGAGCGACTGGAAACGTGATGATGGCTGCCGTCCTTGCGCAGGGCACGACTGTCATCGACAATGCCGCCATGGAACCTGAAATTGTCGCCCTGGGGGAATTCCTGATCCGTATGGGCGCGAGAATCGACGGGGTTGGCACGAATCACCTCGAGATTGAGGGCGTAGATTCGCTGCATCCGGCAGATTGTGTCACGATCCCCGACAGAATCGAGGCCGGGACGCTGTTGATCGCGGCAGCGATGACAGGAGACAAAGGTGCTTCGGTCCGAGTTGAACAGTGCAATCCGGCGCATTTGAGTGCAGTGACCACGAAGCTGGAAGATGTCGGGGCTCAACTCACGCTCGGAAAAGATTTCGTGGAGATCGTTCCGCCGGAAACCATCCGGCCGGTGAATATCACCACGTCGATCTATTCCGGCTTTCCTACCGACATGCAGGCTCAATGGATCGCCATGATGAGCCTCTCGAAAGGAACAAGTATTGTCACGGAGACAATTTATTCTGATCGCTTCATGCATGTGCCCGAGCTGGTTCGACTCGGCGCTGACATCACCGTCAAGGATAATATCGCCACGATCGTCGGCGTGGAACGGCTGACCGGCGCCAAAGTGATGTCCACAGACCTGAGGGCAAGCGCGTCGTTGATCCTGGCAGGACTTGCTGCCGAGGGAACAACGGAGGTGCTGCGCGTCTACCACCTCGATCGGGGTTATGAGCAAATAGAATTGAAACTCTCCCGGCTCGGCGCCGACATCGAGCGCGCAACAAGCGAAGAGTTCTAG
- the eno gene encoding phosphopyruvate hydratase produces MKTTITDVWAREILDSRGNPTLEVEVTLEDGIIGRAAVPSGASTGENEAVELRDGDKSRYNGKGVLKAVGNVNDILSEEVVGFDTTDQVGIDKMMIALDGTPNKGKLGANAILGVSLAVAKAAAQSFHMPLYRYIGGTNAKILPVPMMNILNGGSHADNNVDFQEFMIMPIDAPSFAEALRMGAEVFHSLKSVLKKKGYNTAVGDEGGFAPNLKSNEEALEVILDAIQKANYKPGEQIYIALDPAASEFFDKDKKKYIFSKSDKSEKSPEQMAKYWEGWTKQYPIASLEDGMAENDWEGWKMLTDAVGKKVQLVGDDLFVTNVEYLSKGIDMGVANSILIKVNQIGTLTETLDAIEMAKRARYTTVLSHRSGETEDTTIADIVVATNSGMIKTGSASRTDRIAKYNQLIRIEEELGTNGYYASFGALNQKLA; encoded by the coding sequence ATGAAAACAACAATAACTGATGTATGGGCGCGTGAAATCCTTGATTCCCGCGGAAATCCAACCCTCGAGGTCGAGGTAACACTTGAAGACGGCATCATCGGCCGCGCAGCGGTTCCAAGTGGTGCATCGACAGGCGAGAACGAGGCGGTCGAGCTTCGCGATGGAGACAAATCCCGCTACAACGGCAAGGGCGTTCTGAAAGCCGTCGGAAACGTCAACGACATCCTCTCAGAAGAGGTCGTCGGCTTCGATACCACCGACCAGGTTGGGATCGACAAGATGATGATCGCTCTCGACGGTACACCCAACAAAGGGAAGCTGGGTGCGAATGCAATTCTGGGCGTATCACTCGCGGTCGCAAAAGCGGCAGCCCAATCTTTTCACATGCCGCTCTATCGCTACATTGGTGGAACCAATGCCAAAATCCTGCCTGTCCCGATGATGAACATCCTGAACGGTGGAAGTCACGCCGACAACAATGTCGATTTCCAGGAATTCATGATCATGCCCATCGACGCTCCATCGTTCGCCGAAGCGCTGCGGATGGGAGCGGAAGTGTTTCACTCTCTGAAGTCGGTTCTCAAGAAGAAGGGATACAACACGGCTGTCGGAGACGAAGGAGGGTTTGCCCCGAATCTGAAATCAAACGAGGAAGCCCTGGAAGTCATTCTCGATGCAATCCAGAAGGCGAACTACAAGCCCGGCGAGCAGATCTACATTGCCCTCGACCCTGCGGCGAGCGAGTTCTTCGACAAAGACAAGAAGAAATACATCTTCTCAAAGTCGGACAAGTCTGAAAAATCCCCTGAACAGATGGCGAAGTACTGGGAAGGATGGACGAAACAATATCCGATAGCGTCGCTCGAAGATGGCATGGCGGAAAATGATTGGGAAGGCTGGAAGATGTTGACGGATGCGGTAGGCAAGAAAGTACAGCTTGTCGGTGATGATCTGTTTGTGACAAACGTCGAGTATCTCTCGAAGGGGATCGACATGGGCGTCGCAAATTCGATTCTGATCAAGGTCAATCAGATCGGGACGTTGACAGAGACGCTTGATGCCATCGAAATGGCCAAGCGTGCTCGCTACACCACCGTTCTGAGCCACCGTTCGGGTGAGACGGAAGACACGACGATCGCAGATATTGTGGTTGCGACGAACTCGGGGATGATCAAGACGGGCTCGGCCAGCCGCACAGACCGTATCGCGAAATACAATCAGCTCATTCGCATCGAAGAGGAACTCGGCACGAACGGGTACTATGCGAGCTTCGGCGCGCTGAATCAGAAACTAGCTTGA
- a CDS encoding adenylosuccinate synthase, with protein sequence MPVQIIVGAQWGDEGKGKIVDHLSEKVDIVARYQGGANAGHTVVIPSKGPGGMTTKEYVLHLIPSGIFHKHVTCVIGNGVVLDPVALMTEIGQLHSLGISMKGRLLISHNAHLIMPYHKLLDSIREQGDQKIGTTGRGIGPAYIDKYMRTGIRVVDLLDRDTLCAKLKRNIEENNQLFSKLYNSKELDVDEIIHEYQEFDKKIDEYITDTSLYLNNALKRKKVILAEGAQGALLDVDHGTYPFVTSSSPTSGGACTGLGIPPTAITSVIGVVKAYSTRVGNGPFPTELNDETGERLRKTGGEYGATTGRPRRCGWLDLVSLRYSIRINGIQKMAITKLDVLDEFEEIKVCTAYRVGNRKIENFPTDLRTLEHIEPEYRVFKGWKSPTSGVRSYGKLPARARAYVEAFASLLGTKIWMVSVGARRDQTLIAR encoded by the coding sequence ATGCCTGTTCAGATTATCGTCGGTGCTCAATGGGGGGACGAAGGGAAAGGGAAAATCGTCGACCATCTCAGCGAGAAAGTCGATATCGTCGCACGCTATCAGGGGGGCGCCAATGCCGGTCACACCGTCGTCATCCCCTCGAAAGGACCCGGCGGGATGACGACAAAGGAGTATGTTCTTCATCTCATTCCCTCCGGAATCTTCCACAAGCATGTCACATGTGTCATCGGGAACGGCGTTGTTCTCGATCCCGTTGCGCTCATGACGGAGATCGGTCAACTGCATTCCCTCGGCATCTCCATGAAGGGGCGGCTGCTCATCAGTCACAACGCGCACCTCATCATGCCGTATCACAAGCTGCTGGATTCCATCCGCGAGCAGGGGGACCAGAAGATCGGCACGACGGGGCGCGGGATCGGTCCTGCCTACATCGACAAATACATGCGAACCGGGATACGCGTCGTCGATTTGCTCGACCGGGACACTCTCTGTGCGAAGTTGAAACGCAACATCGAGGAAAACAACCAGCTGTTCAGCAAGTTGTACAACTCAAAGGAACTCGATGTCGACGAGATCATACACGAGTATCAGGAGTTTGACAAGAAGATCGATGAATACATTACTGATACATCGCTGTATCTGAACAACGCTCTCAAGAGGAAGAAGGTTATTCTCGCCGAGGGAGCGCAGGGTGCGCTGCTTGACGTCGACCATGGCACCTATCCGTTTGTCACGTCGTCGAGTCCAACCAGCGGAGGAGCGTGCACCGGCCTCGGGATCCCTCCCACAGCCATCACATCCGTCATCGGAGTGGTCAAAGCATATTCCACCCGCGTCGGGAACGGTCCATTTCCGACGGAATTGAATGACGAAACCGGTGAGCGCCTGCGAAAAACCGGCGGCGAGTACGGTGCCACCACGGGACGGCCGCGACGCTGCGGATGGCTCGACCTCGTCAGCCTCCGGTACTCAATAAGGATCAACGGCATCCAGAAAATGGCCATCACGAAGCTCGACGTCCTCGATGAATTCGAAGAGATAAAGGTATGCACAGCGTACCGCGTTGGGAACAGGAAGATCGAAAATTTCCCCACAGATCTGCGAACGCTCGAGCACATCGAGCCTGAGTACCGCGTGTTCAAAGGATGGAAATCACCGACATCGGGCGTACGCTCGTACGGAAAACTGCCTGCAAGAGCACGCGCCTATGTGGAGGCTTTCGCCTCGCTCCTCGGAACGAAGATCTGGATGGTCTCTGTCGGCGCGCGGCGTGACCAGACACTCATCGCCCGCTAA
- a CDS encoding phosphoglucomutase/phosphomannomutase family protein, translating into MTEIKFGTDGWRGLIAADFTFDNVAKVALATANYFKRHKRIKNGIVIGYDSRFLSKEFAQTTATILADRGIKVIISDKISSTPMVSLLTVKLKAAGGVVITASHNPARYNGFKIKGDFGGPAHPEMIEKVEKELKKVIKSKVVSKKTYAELVEKGTIKEMDFTSVYVEDLKTKLDLPLIASSGIKIAYDAMYGAGQGVFSQLVPVRAELRSSYNPSFGGGHPEPIAQNLKDLASTVVMKGCDIGIATDGDADRVGALDENGAFVDSHRIFAILLKYLVTEKHRTGEIAKSLSVSQMINKMCLKYGLKLHETPVGFKHLCRLMTERNILIAAEESGGLGLKAHLPERDGIYVGLLLAEVMAARKLKLSELVEELMLEFGWHYYNRIDAHMTEKQKQKTLAGYKKGVKSLAGMLVRKVETGDGYKLFFDGGWVLVRASGTEPLIRFYAEADSVYRVDSLLKAAMEV; encoded by the coding sequence ATGACAGAGATAAAGTTCGGAACGGACGGGTGGCGCGGTCTGATTGCTGCCGACTTCACGTTTGACAATGTCGCCAAGGTCGCGCTCGCGACCGCGAACTATTTCAAACGGCACAAGAGGATCAAAAACGGGATCGTGATCGGGTACGACTCAAGGTTCCTCAGCAAGGAATTTGCGCAGACGACTGCGACGATTCTCGCGGACAGAGGGATCAAGGTCATCATCTCCGACAAGATCTCGTCCACGCCCATGGTGTCGCTCCTGACGGTGAAGCTGAAAGCGGCAGGCGGCGTTGTCATCACCGCCAGCCATAACCCGGCACGGTACAACGGTTTCAAGATCAAGGGAGACTTCGGAGGTCCGGCTCATCCTGAAATGATCGAAAAGGTTGAGAAGGAACTGAAGAAAGTAATCAAGTCAAAAGTGGTGAGTAAGAAGACGTATGCGGAGCTGGTGGAGAAGGGGACTATCAAAGAGATGGACTTCACCTCCGTCTATGTCGAGGATCTGAAAACGAAACTTGATTTGCCCCTGATCGCTTCGTCGGGGATCAAGATCGCCTACGACGCAATGTACGGCGCCGGTCAGGGTGTGTTCTCGCAGCTGGTACCGGTTCGTGCAGAGCTGCGCAGCAGCTATAACCCTTCGTTTGGAGGCGGCCATCCCGAGCCGATTGCTCAAAACCTCAAAGACCTCGCTTCAACGGTTGTCATGAAGGGATGCGACATCGGCATCGCGACCGACGGGGACGCCGATCGCGTCGGAGCACTCGATGAAAATGGAGCTTTTGTCGATTCCCACCGTATCTTTGCCATCCTGCTGAAATACCTGGTAACGGAAAAGCACCGGACCGGCGAAATCGCCAAATCCCTTTCCGTCAGCCAGATGATCAACAAAATGTGCCTGAAATACGGGCTGAAGCTGCACGAGACCCCGGTAGGGTTCAAACACCTCTGCCGGCTTATGACCGAGAGAAATATCCTGATCGCTGCCGAGGAGAGCGGTGGATTGGGACTCAAGGCGCACCTGCCGGAACGCGACGGCATCTACGTCGGACTGCTGCTCGCGGAAGTGATGGCAGCGCGCAAGCTGAAACTGAGCGAACTTGTTGAGGAACTGATGCTCGAGTTTGGCTGGCACTACTACAACCGCATCGATGCCCACATGACGGAAAAGCAGAAACAGAAGACTCTGGCCGGTTACAAGAAAGGGGTCAAGAGCCTCGCGGGGATGCTGGTGAGAAAAGTGGAGACGGGGGATGGCTACAAGTTGTTTTTCGACGGTGGCTGGGTGCTGGTGCGGGCGTCAGGCACGGAACCGTTGATCCGGTTCTACGCGGAAGCCGACTCTGTGTACAGAGTCGATTCGCTCCTCAAGGCCGCGATGGAAGTCTGA
- a CDS encoding DUF5916 domain-containing protein: protein MMNRSLCFPICFLLILCGSLVAGSNPKKATAVRTPVAPRIDGVLDEPEWKLAKPVKDFLQQDPDEGAPGTMPTEFRILYDDEAIYFGCTMDDPDPSKIIARLVRRDDEVLSDNISIRIDTYHDHQTNFEFTINAAGVKIDILQYNDGQLEDASWDAVWEVKTRITGRGWIAEVRIPFRILRFQHRESFEWGLQLYRRIARLNELQMWALRSKSEGGHTSKFGHLVGIEHIPSTSNVEIIPYAVADARFVPKSPSYPDGHEIKPNAGFDFKYRPASGFTVDATVNPDFGQVEADPAVLNLTTFETFYPEKRPFFVEGSQIMQFTTFGGDFGPGLFYSRRIGRALDVEAPGGGYVLNKPRFATILGAAKISGKTARGLSVGVLEVVTRKERATLVSASGGRTETVVEPLANYSLVRLRQDVLENSNIGMIVTSVNRDGVLPAMTAGADWSLKFDESMYRVDGFLAGSRTTIPEVGRANGTAGKFNFSKDGGPHWRGFASFDFTSKKYNINDMGYFRRPNDYGWMGQVLYRDDEVTESRRFWSLSSMYHLRRNFDGAELNHSVSLESQLTLPSYWMFEARAEIDRGKYDDREMRGYGLYRKPGTQTVALAVESDKRQHIVGHGAFSLGSDQRAGRYFQIMGELELKPATNISLEMELQRGLREHEFAWVAHLTGPPDGTIFAERSADEWSLMTRGSYVFSTELTLQVYFQLFFATGTFENFQQVFGDDRHFAPYTWSLPSRDFNDLSFNSNVVLRWEYLPGSTVYLVWSQSRQGERGSYRSTFGDNLSNTFALPSDNVLLLKISYWLSM from the coding sequence ATGATGAATCGATCTCTCTGTTTCCCGATTTGTTTCCTGCTCATTCTCTGCGGCTCGCTGGTCGCCGGAAGCAACCCGAAAAAAGCCACGGCTGTTCGTACTCCCGTTGCGCCGCGCATCGATGGTGTGCTCGACGAGCCCGAATGGAAGTTAGCGAAGCCCGTGAAGGATTTTCTGCAGCAGGACCCGGATGAAGGTGCGCCGGGGACGATGCCTACGGAGTTCCGGATTCTGTATGACGATGAGGCAATCTATTTCGGCTGCACCATGGATGACCCTGATCCGTCGAAGATCATCGCTCGTCTCGTCCGGCGGGACGATGAGGTGTTATCAGACAATATCTCCATACGAATCGATACGTACCACGACCATCAGACGAACTTCGAATTCACGATCAACGCGGCAGGAGTAAAGATCGATATCCTGCAGTACAACGATGGACAGTTGGAAGATGCTTCGTGGGACGCCGTGTGGGAGGTGAAAACAAGAATAACCGGGCGTGGATGGATTGCGGAAGTCAGAATCCCCTTCCGCATACTTCGATTTCAGCACCGTGAATCGTTTGAATGGGGGCTGCAGCTCTATCGCCGCATCGCGCGGCTGAACGAATTGCAAATGTGGGCCTTGAGGAGCAAGAGCGAAGGAGGTCACACATCGAAGTTCGGTCATCTTGTCGGCATCGAACATATCCCTTCGACGTCAAATGTCGAAATCATTCCGTATGCTGTGGCGGACGCGCGGTTTGTGCCAAAATCACCGAGTTACCCGGATGGTCACGAAATAAAGCCGAATGCCGGGTTCGATTTCAAATACAGGCCAGCGAGCGGCTTCACAGTGGATGCGACGGTGAATCCCGATTTTGGCCAGGTGGAAGCAGATCCGGCAGTTTTGAATCTCACAACGTTTGAGACATTCTATCCTGAGAAACGGCCCTTCTTTGTCGAAGGGTCGCAGATTATGCAGTTCACGACGTTCGGAGGAGATTTTGGGCCGGGGCTTTTCTATTCCCGCCGGATCGGACGTGCGCTGGACGTCGAAGCTCCCGGGGGAGGGTACGTCCTGAATAAACCGAGATTTGCCACGATACTTGGAGCAGCCAAGATTTCCGGCAAGACGGCCAGGGGACTCTCCGTTGGCGTCTTGGAGGTGGTGACAAGAAAGGAAAGGGCGACACTCGTCTCGGCTTCCGGTGGACGAACTGAAACAGTGGTTGAACCGCTCGCGAACTACAGCCTGGTTCGCCTAAGGCAGGACGTTCTTGAGAACTCAAACATCGGCATGATCGTTACGTCTGTCAACCGTGACGGTGTTCTCCCCGCCATGACTGCAGGAGCCGATTGGAGCCTCAAGTTTGACGAAAGCATGTATCGCGTTGACGGATTCCTCGCCGGTTCGCGAACCACGATTCCTGAGGTAGGCCGCGCAAACGGTACGGCAGGCAAGTTCAATTTCAGTAAGGACGGTGGACCTCATTGGCGCGGGTTCGCTTCATTCGACTTCACATCGAAAAAATACAATATCAACGACATGGGATATTTCCGGCGGCCGAACGACTATGGCTGGATGGGGCAGGTCCTCTATCGCGATGATGAAGTGACGGAATCACGCCGGTTCTGGTCGCTGAGTTCCATGTACCATCTTCGCCGCAATTTCGACGGTGCTGAACTCAATCATTCGGTTAGCCTTGAAAGTCAGCTCACGCTTCCGAGCTACTGGATGTTCGAAGCGCGTGCAGAAATTGACCGGGGAAAGTACGACGATCGGGAAATGCGCGGCTATGGATTGTATAGAAAGCCCGGGACCCAGACTGTGGCGCTGGCGGTTGAATCAGACAAGAGGCAACACATCGTTGGCCATGGAGCATTCTCGCTTGGGTCCGATCAGAGAGCCGGCAGGTACTTTCAGATCATGGGGGAACTGGAGCTGAAACCGGCCACAAACATATCGCTGGAAATGGAACTTCAACGAGGCCTCCGCGAGCACGAATTCGCATGGGTCGCACATCTTACAGGCCCGCCGGATGGAACCATCTTTGCAGAGCGGTCGGCCGATGAATGGAGCCTCATGACGCGCGGGTCGTACGTGTTCTCCACGGAGCTCACGCTCCAGGTGTACTTTCAGCTCTTCTTCGCAACAGGAACGTTCGAGAACTTCCAACAGGTTTTCGGTGATGACCGCCATTTTGCACCGTACACGTGGTCGCTCCCGTCGCGTGATTTCAATGACCTCTCTTTCAATTCCAACGTTGTTTTGCGATGGGAATACCTCCCTGGGAGTACAGTGTACCTTGTCTGGTCGCAATCCCGGCAGGGCGAACGCGGATCGTACCGAAGCACATTCGGGGATAATCTAAGCAATACCTTCGCCCTCCCTTCGGACAACGTGCTTCTCCTGAAAATCAGCTATTGGCTGAGTATGTAG
- a CDS encoding DUF5916 domain-containing protein has protein sequence MTRRVPFVFVLAACLAAGAQSENNPKSARAVRTTVAPVIDGNLNEPQWKLAQPISDFTQQDPDEGAPASQKTEIRILYDDDAIYFGCTMYDNEPSKIVGRLARRDDQPVSDVLSICLDSYHDHQTCFEFIVNAAGLKADILQYNDGVDLDKTWDAVWDAKTSVTSDGWVAEIKIPFHALRFSQQEIYEFGLQVIRRIARNNERQMWALVRKSESGFISKFGRLEGIEKLRPSANLQIIPYVVGSGKFVPASPAFPNGHDFSPNAGFDFKYRPGSGLTIDATINPDFGQVEADPAVLNLTTFETFYPENRPFFIEGTQIIRFTTFGGLAGPGLFYSRRIGRAIQVAAPPGGYVLDQPRFATILGAAKISSKTAGGLSVGVLEAVTRKETATLVDSTGNRTTQVVEPLTNYSLIRLRQDLMANSNVGMILTSVNRDGRPPAMTAGIDWSLKFLESVYRVDGFLAGSRTSNNSSSRVDGTAGKFNFSKDGGPHWRGSLSFDFTAPKYNVNDIGFFRRPNDYGWVGQVLYRDDEVTSLKRLWSLSSMYHLRRNFDGAELINSITLDGQITLPNWWFIDLTASLDRGQYDDRESRGYGLYRKPGTQSLSLDVKSDKRELAVGEVVLTWGSDQRLGRFLSMKGDLELKPASNLTLQFDLERSVRRNEFAWADNVVPAWSSSLAAVSPVFANRTTDNWSLTTRGSYVFATDLTIQVYFQIFLAKGKYDNYQVMLAPDRFTQYPLYARPDFNELSFHSNVVLRWEYLPGSTMYLVWSQARLGGRGTYESTLTDSFSNTFALPSDNVVLLKVSYWLSM, from the coding sequence ATGACCAGAAGAGTACCATTTGTGTTTGTTCTCGCTGCTTGCCTCGCTGCCGGCGCCCAATCGGAAAACAATCCGAAATCCGCCAGGGCAGTCCGGACAACCGTGGCGCCGGTCATTGACGGCAATCTCAACGAACCCCAGTGGAAGCTGGCACAACCGATTTCCGATTTCACGCAGCAGGATCCCGATGAGGGAGCCCCGGCAAGCCAGAAGACCGAGATCCGCATTCTCTACGATGATGATGCCATCTATTTCGGATGTACGATGTACGACAACGAACCGTCAAAGATCGTCGGCCGTCTTGCACGGCGGGACGATCAGCCGGTCTCTGACGTTTTGTCGATCTGTCTGGATTCCTATCACGATCACCAGACGTGTTTCGAATTCATCGTGAACGCCGCGGGGCTCAAAGCGGATATTCTGCAGTACAACGACGGTGTCGATCTGGACAAAACCTGGGATGCGGTCTGGGATGCGAAGACATCGGTCACCAGCGACGGATGGGTTGCGGAAATCAAGATCCCGTTCCACGCACTTCGCTTTTCTCAACAGGAGATCTATGAGTTTGGGCTGCAGGTGATCCGCCGGATCGCGCGCAACAACGAACGGCAGATGTGGGCATTGGTCCGGAAGAGCGAGAGCGGTTTCATCTCGAAGTTTGGCCGCCTCGAAGGAATAGAAAAACTCCGTCCATCCGCAAATCTTCAGATCATTCCGTATGTCGTCGGGAGCGGCAAGTTCGTGCCTGCTTCGCCGGCGTTTCCCAACGGACATGATTTCTCGCCGAATGCGGGCTTCGATTTCAAGTACAGGCCGGGAAGCGGTCTCACGATTGACGCGACGATCAACCCGGACTTCGGACAGGTGGAGGCAGATCCGGCGGTCCTCAACCTCACGACGTTTGAGACGTTCTACCCGGAGAACCGGCCGTTCTTTATCGAGGGGACACAAATCATCCGATTCACAACTTTTGGCGGGCTGGCTGGACCAGGATTGTTCTACTCACGGCGCATAGGCCGGGCGATTCAGGTGGCGGCCCCCCCGGGCGGGTACGTGCTGGATCAGCCGAGGTTTGCCACGATTCTGGGAGCGGCGAAAATTTCTTCGAAGACCGCCGGGGGGCTTTCCGTCGGAGTTCTCGAAGCGGTGACAAGAAAAGAGACGGCGACGCTTGTTGACTCGACGGGCAATCGAACAACACAAGTTGTGGAGCCGTTGACGAACTACAGTCTCATCCGGCTTCGCCAGGACCTGATGGCGAATTCGAACGTCGGCATGATCCTCACTTCGGTGAACCGCGACGGTCGCCCGCCGGCGATGACCGCCGGGATCGATTGGAGCCTCAAGTTCCTGGAGAGCGTGTACCGAGTCGATGGGTTTCTCGCCGGTTCGCGAACGTCGAACAACTCGAGCTCCCGTGTCGACGGCACGGCAGGGAAATTCAATTTCAGCAAGGATGGCGGCCCTCATTGGCGCGGGTCGCTCTCGTTTGACTTCACCGCTCCGAAATACAACGTGAACGATATCGGCTTCTTCCGGCGGCCCAACGACTATGGCTGGGTGGGACAAGTTCTGTACCGGGATGACGAAGTGACATCCCTCAAGCGTCTCTGGAGTCTCAGCTCGATGTATCACCTTCGCCGCAATTTCGACGGGGCGGAACTCATCAATTCGATTACTCTCGATGGCCAGATTACGCTGCCGAACTGGTGGTTCATCGATCTCACCGCATCACTCGATCGCGGGCAGTACGATGACCGCGAGTCACGCGGATACGGACTGTACAGAAAACCCGGCACGCAGAGCCTCAGCCTCGACGTGAAATCAGACAAGCGCGAACTCGCCGTGGGAGAAGTGGTCTTGACCTGGGGGAGCGACCAGCGCCTCGGCCGCTTCCTGTCGATGAAAGGCGATCTGGAACTCAAGCCAGCCTCGAATCTCACGCTGCAGTTCGATCTGGAACGATCGGTGCGGCGGAATGAATTCGCGTGGGCGGACAACGTTGTACCTGCCTGGTCATCTTCCCTGGCAGCCGTTTCCCCGGTTTTCGCAAACCGCACGACGGATAACTGGAGCCTCACAACGAGGGGGTCGTACGTCTTCGCGACGGACCTTACCATTCAGGTGTATTTCCAGATCTTCCTCGCGAAAGGGAAGTACGACAACTACCAGGTGATGCTTGCCCCCGATCGCTTCACGCAGTACCCGCTCTACGCGCGACCGGATTTCAACGAGCTTTCATTCCATTCGAACGTCGTCCTGCGATGGGAGTACTTGCCCGGCAGCACGATGTATCTTGTCTGGTCGCAAGCACGGCTCGGCGGACGCGGAACGTACGAAAGCACACTCACCGACAGCTTTAGTAATACGTTTGCTCTTCCGTCGGATAATGTGGTCCTGCTGAAAGTCAGCTATTGGTTGAGTATGTAG